Proteins from one Gossypium raimondii isolate GPD5lz chromosome 8, ASM2569854v1, whole genome shotgun sequence genomic window:
- the LOC105793338 gene encoding uncharacterized protein LOC105793338 produces the protein MESTVLNGRMAKWQILLSEFDIVYVSQKAIKGSAIADFLASRALEDYEPLNFDFPNEDLMYVASTEKCPQRDHVWRLNFDGALNAMGNGIGAVLVSPSGDHYPVGSKLDYDCTNNMAEYETCIMSIYATIERNIKVLRVYRDFALVIYQLKGEWETRDPNLISYRKLVLELVDEFDDITFCYLSREENQMADALATLASMIQVNRLKVMRPIQMSIYETPAHCYSIEEEGKDDHPWYQSILQYVKNRAYPS, from the coding sequence ATGGAATCAACTGTTTTAAATGGGAGAATGGCTAAATGGCAGATCCTGctatctgaatttgacatagtatatgtaagtcagaaggccataAAGGGGAGTGCAATAGCCGATTTCCTGGCTAGTAGAGCCTTGGAGGACTATGAGcctttaaactttgattttccaaacGAGGACTTGATGTATGTGGCGAGCACTGAAAAATGTCCTCAAAGGGATCACGTGTGGAGGTTAAATTTCGACGGAGCTTTAAATGCTATGGGTAATGGAATcggggcagtcttggtatccccGAGTGGAGATCATTACCCTGTGGGTAGCAAGTTGGACTatgattgcacaaataatatggcagaatatgaaacATGTATTATGAGCATTTATGCAACCATCGAGCGGAACATCAAAGTGCTAAGAGTATATAGGGATTtcgcattggtgatataccaactcaaaggggaatgggaaactAGAGACCCTAATTTAATCAGTTATAGGAAGCTGGTTCTCGAATTGGTTGATGAGTTTGACGATATCACCTTCTGTTATCTCTCACGAGAGGAAAACCAAATGGCTGATGCATTGGCTACTCTAGCTTCGATGATTCAGGTGAATAGACTTAAGGTAATGAGGCCTATTCAGATGAGTATCTATGAAACCCCAGCTCACTGCTACAGTATTGAGGAGGAGGGAAAAGATGATCATCCTTGGTATCAGAGTATCCTACAGTATGTGAAGAATCGGGCATATCCTAGTTAA
- the LOC105793337 gene encoding uncharacterized protein LOC105793337 codes for MVEQEDEQLLPYRESLEIVSLEEGKEVKIGTKITAKTKQDLIELLREFKNVFAWSYQDMPGLNTSIVVHRLPIKEDCKPVQQKPRRMRPDVVLKIKEEVKRQFNTGFLQEIKYLEWVANIVPVPKKDGKEVEVYVDDMIAKSRTEEEHVQVLKRLFLRLRKFQLQLNPAKYTFGARSGKLLGFIVSKKGIEVDPNKVKATQDLPPPRT; via the exons atggtagaacaagaagatGAGCAGCTCCTACCTTATCGAGAATCATTAGAAATCGTGAGCCTAGAGGAGGGAaaggaggtgaaaattggaactaaaATCACCGCAAAGACAAAACAAGACCTTATTGAATTACTCCGAGAGTTTAAAAATGTTTTCGCgtggtcataccaagatatgcccggGCTAAATACTAGCATTGTGGTACATCGTCTGCCCATTAAAGAAGATTGTAAACCAGTTCAGCAGAAGCCTAGGAGGATGAGACCTGATgttgtgctaaaaataaaagaagaagtcaaaagGCAGTTCAATACTGGGTTCTTACAAGAGATCAAATATTTAGAATGGGTAGCAAACATTGTCCCCGTTCCCAAGAAAGATGGAAAG GAGGTTgaagtctatgttgatgatatgattgcaaaatctagaACTGAAGAAGAGCATGTTCAAGTCTTGAAAAGattatttttgagattgaggAAATTTCAGCTCCAGCTTAACCCCGCAAAATACACATTTGGAGCCAGGTCAGGGAAGTTATTAGGCTTCATAGTTAGTAAAAAGGGGATTGAGGTGGACCCGAACAAAGTGAAGGCAACCCAGGACCTACCTCCTCCACGCACTTAG